The Listeria cossartiae subsp. cossartiae genome includes the window GTTCAACAAATCTAGATAAATCAACTTTTTCAATGAGTTTTCTAAGAAGAAATGAAAGTACCAACAAGTTCGTCAGCATCCCCACACAATAAACTAATGTTGGTAATAATTCATTAAAAATTTCATCGTATTCAAAATGTAACCCCGGTACTAAAATAAAACCTACTATAGAATCACTAATAGTAAGCAAAATAATAACTACAAGTGTAATCGAGCCTGAAACGATTACATTTTTATTCTTCCAATATAAGGCACTTACAAAAACCAGCAACACCAAAATCATCGACCAGTACTGAACTAATGTAAATAAAGGGAAGGCTACCATAGCAATTGCTACAGTGACCACTCCCTCTTTAATTGAAAAAACTTTGTTTGTCAAAATCTGGATTGCTATAAAAATACCCGTTATCTGTATAAATGCCATCAAAATACTAAACATATTAGTCCTCCACTGTCTAAAATATCTATGTTTAAATATGTAAGTTTGCCTTCTTTTTATTTTAGCATGAATTTTGACGTTATACAGTTTTTAATTTATTTATTTTCGTTTTTTTCTTGCATTTTTACGAACGGACTTTTTGGTTCGTATACAAACATGAAGCAAGCCTTACTCATAGAAGAATCCGCAACTTTCATGGATTTTTCTTCTAGTTTTCTAGAGAGGAAATTACCAACCGATCTATTCATATTTCTCATAGTTCCGATACCTCCTTCTTAATAGTTTGTAAGTAAGTGGATTTATGCTTATCACCTGAAACAAAGAACCTAACATGATTAATGTTTTCATCTCAGCGAATGGTATTAGTAACGCAATTCCCGTTAAAATTAGCGTCCCTATCATCGCTTTTCTTTTTAGTGTTTTCCGGTGTTCTGCACCGATTAAAGGCAAATTCTCTGTATCTGCCGGAGCGAATAAAAACATGTTGAGTAGTATAAAACCAAATGTACCTAAAACAATCCAATTATTAG containing:
- a CDS encoding cyclic lactone autoinducer peptide, encoding MRNMNRSVGNFLSRKLEEKSMKVADSSMSKACFMFVYEPKSPFVKMQEKNENK